A section of the Agrobacterium tumefaciens genome encodes:
- a CDS encoding DUF2059 domain-containing protein, whose product MIKLAGLGKAAAASILISGIVFGTAARAQEISEAHIAAARKAITSLGVTDRFDDILPGLAERLKAELIQASPNVQDAITATVDAKALELAPRRADLEREAALTYARAFSVEELNAISTFYGSEAGKKLLKDGPIATRELMKAADIWAAGINRDLNTSSMTELQKVAGADLKPLPADHNATGGAPAAKP is encoded by the coding sequence ATGATCAAACTAGCGGGACTGGGCAAAGCTGCCGCTGCTTCGATCCTTATTTCCGGCATCGTGTTCGGTACTGCCGCACGCGCCCAGGAAATTTCCGAAGCGCATATTGCTGCCGCACGCAAGGCCATCACCTCCCTTGGTGTCACCGACCGTTTTGACGACATTCTGCCGGGCCTCGCTGAGCGTCTGAAGGCCGAACTCATTCAGGCTTCGCCCAATGTTCAGGACGCGATCACGGCGACCGTCGACGCCAAGGCGCTTGAGCTTGCACCGCGCCGCGCCGATCTGGAGCGTGAAGCCGCACTGACCTACGCACGCGCTTTCTCCGTTGAGGAACTGAACGCCATTTCGACGTTCTACGGCAGCGAAGCTGGCAAGAAGCTGTTGAAGGACGGTCCGATCGCCACCCGCGAACTGATGAAGGCCGCCGACATCTGGGCAGCCGGCATCAACCGCGACCTCAACACCTCCAGCATGACCGAGCTGCAGAAGGTCGCCGGCGCTGACCTGAAGCCGCTTCCGGCCGATCACAACGCCACGGGCGGCGCTCCGGCTGCCAAGCCGTAA
- the map gene encoding type I methionyl aminopeptidase, whose translation MVTYIDAASAPLKNTGVIRLYTPEDFDGMRKACQLTARCLDELAAIVKPGVTTDAIDRFVFEFGADHGALPATLNYRGYTKSVCTSINHVVCHGIPDEKPLREGDIVNIDVTYVLDGWHGDSSRMYPVGQIKRAAERLMEVTYECLMRGIAAVKPGARTGAIGAAIQAYAEAERCSVVRDFCGHGVGRLFHDTPNILHYGHPEEGPEIREGMIFTIEPMINLGKPHVKVLSDGWTAVTRDRSLSAQYEHAVGVTATGCEIFTLSPGGLDRPGLPPLA comes from the coding sequence ATGGTCACCTATATCGACGCAGCCTCCGCCCCCCTCAAGAATACGGGCGTCATCCGCCTTTATACGCCTGAGGATTTCGATGGCATGCGCAAGGCGTGCCAGCTGACGGCGCGTTGCCTCGATGAGCTGGCGGCCATCGTCAAGCCGGGTGTGACGACCGACGCCATCGACCGTTTCGTCTTCGAATTCGGCGCTGATCATGGCGCGTTGCCGGCGACGCTCAATTATCGCGGTTATACGAAGTCCGTCTGCACCTCGATCAACCATGTGGTCTGCCACGGCATTCCCGATGAAAAGCCGCTGCGCGAGGGCGATATCGTCAATATCGACGTGACCTACGTGCTGGACGGCTGGCATGGCGATTCGAGCCGCATGTATCCGGTCGGCCAGATCAAGCGCGCCGCCGAACGTCTGATGGAAGTAACTTATGAATGCCTGATGCGCGGGATTGCGGCGGTGAAGCCCGGTGCGCGAACCGGGGCAATCGGCGCCGCGATCCAGGCCTATGCGGAAGCTGAGCGCTGCTCTGTCGTGCGTGATTTCTGCGGCCATGGCGTCGGACGCCTGTTCCACGATACACCGAACATCCTGCATTACGGCCACCCCGAGGAAGGCCCGGAAATTCGCGAGGGCATGATTTTCACCATCGAGCCGATGATCAATCTCGGCAAGCCGCATGTGAAGGTGCTTTCCGATGGCTGGACGGCGGTCACTCGCGACCGGTCGCTTTCCGCGCAATACGAACATGCCGTCGGCGTCACCGCCACCGGCTGTGAAATTTTCACGCTGTCGCCGGGCGGCCTTGATCGTCCGGGCCTGCCGCCACTCGCTTAA
- a CDS encoding LysR family transcriptional regulator, which translates to MTEVDWDELRLFDIVATEGGLTAAAGKAGLSAPTIGRKMMLLERKMGRTLFVRSQNGYRLAPDGEVLLEKVRAMRTSATEITQWHSEAFSLPIVSISSDIWIAGFIAANSAAIRGPSDAFRLCCKQCENEDELTYRRGMIAIRHDKPATGNFAVRKSVDVAYCAYSARDGSGKNIEQWISIGTEVAKSDAEKWVFRHREPLVHTWTNAPALLPSLIQSGAGKGVLPCFIGDNVPDLARDGEIIGELSHPLWIIVNDDDRHAPEMRLAIDRLVALLKSNEALFDGSRQHQAETSWKQERKRS; encoded by the coding sequence ATGACGGAAGTGGATTGGGACGAGTTGAGGCTTTTCGACATCGTTGCGACAGAAGGCGGCCTTACCGCCGCAGCCGGCAAAGCAGGCCTGAGTGCGCCAACGATCGGCCGAAAGATGATGCTTCTCGAACGCAAGATGGGGCGAACGCTCTTCGTTCGAAGCCAGAATGGATATCGCCTCGCCCCGGATGGTGAAGTCCTGCTCGAAAAGGTGCGGGCGATGCGAACGAGCGCGACCGAGATCACCCAATGGCATAGCGAGGCCTTTTCGCTGCCGATCGTTTCGATATCCAGCGACATCTGGATTGCCGGCTTTATCGCGGCCAATTCAGCCGCCATACGAGGCCCGTCAGATGCTTTCCGCCTGTGCTGCAAGCAATGTGAGAACGAGGACGAGTTGACCTACAGGCGCGGCATGATCGCGATCAGGCACGACAAGCCAGCCACGGGAAATTTCGCCGTCCGCAAATCGGTCGACGTCGCCTATTGCGCCTATAGCGCACGCGACGGCTCAGGCAAAAATATAGAGCAATGGATTTCGATCGGCACCGAGGTCGCAAAATCCGATGCCGAAAAATGGGTGTTCAGACATCGTGAACCGCTGGTCCACACCTGGACGAATGCCCCTGCTCTTCTGCCGAGCCTGATACAGAGCGGCGCCGGAAAAGGCGTCCTGCCCTGTTTTATTGGTGATAATGTCCCCGACCTTGCCCGCGACGGCGAGATCATCGGGGAACTGTCCCATCCACTTTGGATCATCGTGAACGACGACGACCGGCACGCCCCAGAGATGCGGCTTGCCATAGATCGCCTCGTCGCTCTCTTGAAGAGCAACGAGGCGTTGTTCGATGGCAGCCGCCAGCATCAGGCAGAGACGAGCTGGAAGCAGGAGCGGAAGAGAAGCTAG
- the sfsA gene encoding DNA/RNA nuclease SfsA: MFFTPPLIPATLISRYKRFLFDAVLEDGTEITGSCPNTGSMRGLTTPGSRIWLSQHDSPTRKYRHMLEMVEADETVVGINTGMPNRLAEEAIINGRIPELGGYSTIRREQKYGRNSRIDFLLSDPGRPDAYVEVKNVHFMREKGLAEFPDTATKRGAKHLEELGDAAELGHRAVMLYLIQRDDCDRMRICDDLDPVYALAFARAMARGVEAYAVKCAVSPTQISVSGTVKMDEWRPAVL, from the coding sequence ATGTTCTTCACACCCCCGCTCATTCCAGCGACGCTGATTTCCCGCTACAAGCGCTTCCTCTTCGATGCCGTTCTGGAAGACGGCACTGAGATCACCGGCTCCTGCCCCAATACCGGCTCCATGCGCGGGTTGACGACGCCGGGGTCCCGCATCTGGCTATCGCAGCACGACAGTCCCACCCGCAAATATCGCCACATGCTGGAAATGGTCGAGGCCGATGAAACCGTCGTCGGCATCAACACCGGCATGCCAAACCGGCTGGCGGAAGAAGCCATAATCAACGGCCGCATCCCGGAACTTGGGGGTTATTCGACGATCCGGCGCGAACAGAAATACGGCCGCAACTCTCGCATCGATTTCCTGCTATCCGACCCCGGCCGGCCGGACGCCTATGTGGAAGTCAAGAACGTGCATTTCATGCGCGAAAAGGGCCTTGCCGAGTTCCCCGATACCGCGACCAAACGCGGCGCCAAACATCTGGAGGAGTTGGGTGACGCCGCGGAACTTGGTCACCGTGCGGTGATGCTCTATCTCATCCAGCGCGACGATTGCGACCGCATGCGCATCTGCGACGATCTCGATCCAGTCTATGCGCTGGCTTTCGCACGGGCAATGGCGCGCGGTGTGGAAGCCTATGCGGTGAAATGCGCGGTCTCGCCGACACAAATTTCGGTCAGCGGAACGGTTAAGATGGACGAATGGCGTCCAGCTGTTTTATGA
- the radC gene encoding RadC family protein translates to MAKRPAPPSADLSPTSGFEAGEGDLFEGADERGFFSEPRSAPKKAEGAAAATEHEADAAHYHGHRDRLRARYRDGGDSALADYELLELLLFRLIPRRDTKPIAKALLARFGTLGGVLGAPVALLQEVKGVGEAVALDLKLVASVSQRMLKSEIRNKQVLGSWSSVIDYCHAAMAYETREQFRILFLDKRNVLIADEVQGQGTVDHTPVYPREIVRRALELSSTALILIHNHPSGDPTPSRADIEMTKTIIETAKPLGITVHDHIIIGKDGHASFKGLRLI, encoded by the coding sequence ATGGCAAAACGCCCCGCCCCGCCTTCCGCCGATCTTTCTCCGACGTCAGGCTTCGAGGCGGGCGAAGGCGATCTGTTCGAAGGGGCAGACGAGCGCGGCTTTTTTTCAGAGCCACGCAGTGCGCCGAAAAAGGCAGAGGGGGCCGCAGCCGCTACGGAACACGAAGCGGATGCCGCTCACTATCACGGTCACCGAGACCGGTTGCGGGCGCGCTACCGCGATGGCGGGGATTCAGCGCTGGCCGATTATGAATTGCTGGAGCTTCTGTTGTTCCGGCTGATCCCGAGGCGCGATACAAAACCCATCGCAAAGGCGCTGCTTGCCCGGTTTGGCACTCTCGGCGGCGTGCTCGGGGCGCCGGTGGCCCTGTTGCAGGAGGTGAAGGGCGTGGGTGAGGCCGTCGCGCTCGACCTGAAGCTTGTCGCCTCCGTCTCCCAACGCATGCTGAAAAGCGAAATCCGCAACAAGCAGGTTCTCGGCTCGTGGTCGTCGGTCATCGACTATTGCCATGCCGCCATGGCCTACGAGACGCGGGAACAATTCCGCATTCTCTTCCTCGACAAGCGAAATGTCCTGATTGCCGACGAAGTTCAGGGACAGGGAACCGTGGACCACACGCCGGTCTACCCGCGCGAAATCGTTCGCCGGGCACTTGAGCTTTCCTCTACAGCATTGATTTTAATCCACAATCATCCCAGTGGGGATCCAACCCCTTCGCGTGCGGATATCGAGATGACCAAAACCATCATCGAGACGGCAAAGCCGCTTGGCATCACTGTCCACGACCATATCATCATTGGCAAGGACGGCCATGCCAGCTTCAAGGGTCTCCGACTGATCTGA
- the gor gene encoding glutathione-disulfide reductase produces MTAFDYDLFVIGGGSGGVRSGRVAASLGKRVGIAEEYRYGGTCVIRGCVPKKLFVYASQFPEHFEDSEGFGWSVGERSFDWKKLIAAKDKEIARLEGLYRKGLENAKADIFDSRAELVDAHTVKLTKTGQTFTAERIVIAVGGTPNEHRALPGHELTISSNEAFDLEELPKSILIAGGGYIAVEFANIFHGLGVETTLIYRGKEILSRFDHDMRRGLHEAMEAKGIRIILEDVIEEVSKDGAGGFVARTNKGNSLHVGLVMLALGRDPNTKGLGLENAGVKVDSRGAIIVDDYSRTNVPSIFALGDVTDRVQLTPVAIHEAMCFIETEYKNNPTKPDHELIATAVFSQPEIGTVGLSEEEAARKYPELEVYRAQFRPMKATLSGRQEKTIMKLIVNAGDRKVVGVHILGHEAGEMAQLLGITLKAGCTKDDFDRTMAVHPTAAEELVTMYSPSYRVVNGERV; encoded by the coding sequence ATGACAGCTTTTGACTACGATCTTTTCGTCATCGGTGGCGGTTCCGGCGGCGTGCGCAGCGGCCGTGTTGCGGCGTCCCTCGGCAAGCGCGTGGGCATTGCTGAAGAATACCGCTATGGCGGCACCTGCGTCATCCGCGGCTGCGTGCCGAAGAAGCTGTTCGTCTACGCTTCGCAATTCCCTGAACATTTCGAGGATTCGGAAGGATTTGGCTGGAGCGTGGGTGAGCGCAGCTTCGATTGGAAGAAGCTGATCGCGGCGAAGGACAAGGAAATTGCCCGGCTGGAAGGTCTCTATCGCAAGGGACTGGAAAACGCCAAGGCCGATATTTTCGACAGCCGTGCCGAGCTGGTCGATGCCCATACCGTCAAGCTGACCAAAACCGGACAGACTTTCACCGCCGAGCGTATCGTGATTGCCGTCGGCGGCACGCCGAACGAGCACAGGGCTCTTCCCGGCCACGAGCTGACGATCTCGTCCAACGAGGCTTTCGATCTCGAAGAGTTGCCGAAGTCCATCCTGATTGCTGGAGGCGGTTACATCGCCGTCGAATTTGCCAATATTTTCCATGGACTTGGCGTGGAAACGACGCTGATCTATCGCGGCAAGGAAATCCTGTCGCGCTTCGATCACGACATGCGCAGGGGTCTGCATGAGGCGATGGAAGCCAAGGGCATCCGCATCATTCTGGAAGATGTCATCGAAGAAGTGAGCAAGGACGGCGCGGGCGGCTTCGTGGCGCGCACCAACAAGGGCAATTCCCTGCATGTCGGTCTGGTGATGCTGGCGCTTGGCCGCGATCCGAACACCAAGGGCCTCGGGCTTGAAAATGCCGGTGTGAAGGTGGATTCGCGCGGCGCGATCATCGTTGATGACTATTCGCGCACAAACGTGCCCAGCATCTTCGCGCTGGGCGACGTCACCGACCGGGTACAGCTGACGCCCGTGGCGATCCACGAGGCCATGTGCTTTATCGAGACGGAATACAAGAACAACCCGACCAAACCTGATCATGAGTTGATCGCGACGGCCGTATTCTCGCAGCCGGAGATCGGCACGGTCGGTCTGTCGGAAGAGGAAGCGGCCAGGAAATATCCGGAACTCGAAGTTTATCGCGCCCAGTTCCGGCCAATGAAGGCGACGCTGTCGGGCCGCCAGGAAAAGACGATCATGAAGCTGATCGTCAATGCTGGTGACCGGAAGGTGGTTGGCGTGCATATTCTCGGCCACGAGGCCGGTGAAATGGCGCAGCTTCTTGGCATCACGCTGAAAGCCGGTTGCACCAAGGATGACTTCGACCGCACCATGGCTGTTCATCCGACGGCAGCCGAAGAGCTGGTGACGATGTATTCGCCGAGCTACCGAGTGGTGAATGGCGAGCGGGTCTAG
- a CDS encoding TadE/TadG family type IV pilus assembly protein: MRHAVRFLRDRAGSSAVEFAIVAPIFFLVLLTMIAYGIYLMAAYSVQQIAADAARTAVAGLNTTERQQLARDFVTKSDLSYAFMDKTRFTVNVATDPANANQFTVKVEYDASNLPIWSLYSYTLPEPVIRRFSTIRIGGA, from the coding sequence ATGCGTCATGCAGTGCGTTTCCTTCGCGACAGAGCCGGCTCATCTGCCGTCGAGTTCGCCATTGTTGCTCCGATCTTCTTTCTCGTCCTGCTCACCATGATCGCCTACGGTATTTACCTCATGGCGGCCTACTCGGTTCAGCAGATCGCAGCCGACGCGGCTCGAACAGCCGTCGCCGGCCTCAACACGACCGAACGCCAGCAACTGGCCCGCGACTTCGTAACCAAAAGCGACCTCAGCTACGCTTTCATGGACAAGACCCGCTTCACCGTCAATGTCGCCACCGACCCTGCCAATGCGAACCAGTTTACGGTGAAAGTGGAATACGACGCCAGCAACCTGCCGATCTGGAGCCTCTACAGCTACACCCTACCCGAGCCGGTCATCCGGCGCTTTTCAACCATCCGGATCGGAGGAGCATGA
- a CDS encoding class II 3-deoxy-7-phosphoheptulonate synthase, with product MAQNWTPGSWRQKPIQQVPEYPDAAALAATEATLATYPPLVFAGEARRLKKQLANVAEGNAFLLQGGDCAESFLEHGADNIRDFFRAFLQMAVVLTYGAQLPVVKVGRIAGQFAKPRSSNVEVQDGVTLPSYRGDIINGIEFNEASRIPSPERQLDAYRQSAATLNLLRAFAMGGYANLENVHQWMLGFIKDSPQADRYRKLADRISETMDFMKAIGISADSNPSLRETDFFTSHEALLLGYEEALTRIDSTSGDWYATSGHMIWIGDRTRQLDHAHVEYFRGIKNPIGLKCGPSLTPDNLIELIDALNPANEAGRLTLICRFGHDKVADSLPKLIRAVEKEGRKVVWSCDPMHGNTITLNHYKTRPFERILSEVESFFQIHRAEGTHPGGIHIEMTGKDVTECTGGARAVTADSLSDRYHTHCDPRLNADQALELAFLLSERMKSGRDEKRLAIANA from the coding sequence ATGGCACAGAATTGGACCCCCGGCAGCTGGCGGCAGAAACCGATCCAGCAGGTTCCCGAATATCCTGATGCGGCAGCACTTGCTGCGACGGAAGCCACGCTTGCGACCTATCCGCCGCTGGTCTTTGCAGGTGAAGCCCGCCGCCTGAAAAAACAGCTCGCCAATGTGGCAGAAGGCAACGCCTTCCTGCTGCAGGGCGGCGATTGCGCCGAAAGCTTCCTCGAGCACGGCGCGGACAATATCCGTGACTTCTTCCGCGCCTTCCTGCAGATGGCCGTGGTGCTGACCTACGGTGCACAGCTGCCCGTGGTGAAGGTGGGACGCATTGCCGGCCAGTTCGCCAAGCCGCGCTCTTCCAACGTGGAAGTGCAGGATGGCGTGACGCTGCCGTCCTACCGCGGTGACATCATCAACGGCATCGAATTCAACGAAGCCTCGCGCATTCCGAGCCCCGAGCGCCAGCTTGACGCCTACCGCCAGTCGGCGGCGACGCTGAACTTGCTGCGCGCTTTCGCCATGGGCGGTTACGCCAACCTCGAAAACGTTCACCAGTGGATGCTCGGCTTCATCAAGGACAGCCCGCAGGCGGATCGTTACCGCAAGCTGGCCGACCGCATTTCCGAAACCATGGACTTCATGAAGGCGATCGGCATCAGCGCCGACAGCAATCCGAGCCTGCGCGAGACGGATTTCTTCACCAGCCATGAGGCCTTGCTGCTCGGTTACGAAGAGGCGCTGACCCGTATCGATTCCACCTCCGGCGACTGGTACGCGACATCGGGCCACATGATCTGGATCGGCGACCGCACGCGTCAGCTCGACCATGCGCATGTCGAATATTTCCGCGGCATCAAGAACCCGATCGGCCTGAAGTGTGGTCCGTCGCTGACGCCCGACAATCTGATCGAGCTGATCGATGCGCTGAACCCGGCGAACGAGGCTGGCCGTCTGACCCTGATCTGCCGTTTCGGCCACGACAAGGTGGCAGACAGCCTGCCGAAGCTCATCCGTGCGGTGGAAAAGGAAGGCCGCAAGGTCGTATGGTCCTGCGATCCCATGCATGGCAACACGATCACGCTCAACCACTACAAGACGCGCCCGTTCGAGCGCATCCTGTCGGAAGTCGAAAGCTTCTTCCAGATCCATCGCGCCGAGGGCACGCATCCGGGCGGCATCCACATCGAGATGACCGGCAAGGACGTGACCGAGTGCACGGGTGGCGCGCGCGCCGTGACGGCGGATTCGCTGTCCGACCGTTACCACACCCATTGCGATCCGCGCCTCAACGCTGATCAGGCGCTGGAACTGGCATTCCTGCTGTCCGAGCGCATGAAGAGCGGTCGCGACGAAAAGCGTCTGGCGATTGCCAACGCCTGA
- a CDS encoding PHA/PHB synthase family protein encodes MAGVDGGAEKKGGETPGFDATSAEAYLIRDPEAFALNIARALENLGKAASEWLAPRERGDIPKTTADPVTDLVKTLSDVAEYWMAEPKRSLEAQTHLLSSYYDLWAKSVAQFSGEADSAPDNRVESGPAQRRNKRFADADWQANPFFDFLLKAYETTVGFADRMVTEADGLDDHTRTKAQFYMRQVTEALSPANFVFTNPQVFRETVASSGANLVKGMAQLAEDVAAGNGHLKLRQTDYSKFVIGQNIAVTPGKVVARSPLCEIIHYEPTTDKVFKRPLLIVPPWINKFYILDLNPQKSFVGWCLEQGHSVFMVSWVNPDATLAQKSWDDYVSEGIGFALDTIEAQTGEKEINAIGYCVGGTLLASALALHAQDGEERIRSATLLAAQTDFIHAGDLKVFIDEGQLTALDKHMQAVGYLDGSIMATVFNMLRASDLIWPYVVDNYLRGTEPMPFDLLYWNSDSTRVTAACHSFYLRNCYLENNLARGLMRVGGKRINLGDITIPVYDLATRDDHIAPAKSVFAGAALFGGPVEFVLGASGHIAGVVNPPQLEKYEYWTGPSPSGDFEAWQATATPHRGSWWVHWQKWIESQDAEKVNARKPGDGKRPVLGNAPGIYVLS; translated from the coding sequence ATGGCAGGTGTTGACGGCGGGGCTGAGAAAAAGGGTGGCGAAACGCCCGGCTTCGACGCCACATCCGCCGAAGCCTACCTGATCCGCGACCCCGAAGCCTTCGCACTCAACATCGCCCGTGCGCTCGAAAACCTCGGCAAGGCCGCCTCCGAATGGCTGGCTCCGCGCGAGCGTGGCGATATCCCCAAGACAACGGCCGATCCCGTGACCGATCTGGTGAAGACGCTGTCAGATGTCGCCGAATATTGGATGGCGGAACCGAAACGGTCGCTCGAGGCGCAGACCCACCTGCTTTCCAGCTATTACGATCTTTGGGCGAAATCGGTCGCGCAATTTTCCGGCGAGGCCGATTCGGCCCCGGACAATAGGGTCGAAAGCGGTCCTGCACAGCGCAGAAACAAGCGTTTCGCCGATGCTGACTGGCAGGCTAATCCGTTCTTCGATTTTCTGCTCAAAGCTTACGAGACGACGGTCGGTTTTGCCGACCGGATGGTGACGGAAGCAGACGGACTGGACGACCATACCCGGACCAAGGCGCAGTTTTACATGCGGCAGGTCACCGAAGCGCTTTCGCCCGCCAATTTTGTCTTCACCAATCCGCAGGTCTTCCGCGAGACGGTCGCCTCCAGCGGCGCGAACCTCGTCAAGGGCATGGCGCAACTGGCGGAGGATGTGGCCGCCGGCAATGGCCACCTGAAGCTGCGCCAGACCGATTACAGCAAATTCGTCATCGGACAGAACATTGCCGTCACGCCAGGCAAGGTCGTGGCGAGAAGCCCGCTCTGCGAAATCATCCATTACGAGCCGACCACCGACAAGGTCTTCAAACGTCCCTTGCTGATCGTGCCGCCCTGGATCAACAAATTCTACATTCTCGATCTCAACCCGCAAAAGTCCTTTGTCGGCTGGTGCCTCGAACAGGGCCACAGCGTCTTCATGGTCTCCTGGGTGAACCCGGATGCGACCCTCGCGCAAAAGAGCTGGGACGATTACGTCAGCGAGGGCATCGGTTTCGCGCTGGATACCATCGAGGCGCAGACCGGCGAAAAGGAAATCAACGCCATCGGGTATTGTGTCGGCGGCACGCTTTTGGCCTCGGCGCTGGCGCTTCACGCGCAGGACGGCGAGGAGCGCATTCGCAGCGCCACGCTTCTCGCTGCCCAGACCGATTTCATCCACGCTGGGGATCTCAAGGTTTTTATCGATGAGGGCCAGCTGACGGCGCTGGACAAACATATGCAGGCAGTCGGTTATCTCGACGGCTCGATCATGGCCACCGTCTTCAACATGCTGCGCGCCTCCGATCTTATCTGGCCCTATGTGGTCGATAATTACCTGCGCGGCACGGAACCGATGCCCTTCGACCTGCTCTACTGGAACTCCGATTCGACCCGGGTGACCGCCGCCTGCCACTCATTCTACCTGCGCAATTGTTATCTCGAAAACAATCTGGCCCGCGGGCTGATGCGCGTTGGCGGCAAGCGCATCAATCTCGGCGATATCACAATACCGGTGTACGATCTCGCGACCCGCGACGACCATATAGCGCCTGCGAAATCGGTCTTTGCGGGTGCTGCCCTGTTCGGCGGGCCGGTGGAATTCGTGCTTGGTGCTTCCGGCCACATCGCCGGCGTCGTCAATCCCCCCCAGCTTGAAAAATATGAGTATTGGACCGGCCCGTCACCATCCGGAGACTTCGAAGCCTGGCAGGCCACCGCCACACCACATAGGGGCTCCTGGTGGGTCCACTGGCAGAAATGGATCGAGAGCCAGGACGCCGAGAAGGTAAATGCCCGCAAACCCGGGGATGGCAAGCGCCCGGTGCTCGGCAATGCGCCGGGAATCTACGTCCTGTCCTGA
- a CDS encoding TadG family pilus assembly protein: MRHLHSLLPRFLKDKCGNIAISAGLTAPLFIGILALGVDYGNLTLQKRQLQQTADLAAISGAANAADPEKAVQQYFALNGMDLGVKTDKGLLTAEGLQPFDPLNEFATSKGYAEVIKGHYEPDATVPVGQRFVDNALPTNAIKVNIVEQGQIFFASAFTTPPKVSAVGTASSQKIAAFSVGSRLASLDEGILNSLLGSLLGTTVSLKLMDYQALVAADVNALKIVEALAIDLNLTAGTYKDVLQTEISYGKFLEVLTKTTGLQPAVVTVLNTLQKTVNKSNVKIKLEEILNLGPLSDKLIGTGENLKVTAGVFDLINAAAVAGNGGKQLGLNLNANLLGLASVKATLAIGEPPVETPSLAVGGQGTIVRTAQTRLAVNVVVDGLQALAGLKINLPLYVEVAHAEARLADIRCTGGGQGTVDVEVVPGVAEIALGNVDTTAFANFGRDPRVTKAAIVDSTLLAINGSALINATNMTKTKLTFTQSDITQAKIKSVSTKDTVTTLVSSLLKNLNLDIRLLFINLDLGGLAGVQSALANTLATVTAPVDQLLYNVLLVLGVKIGEADVRVTDVRCQQPALVQ; encoded by the coding sequence ATGCGACATCTTCATTCCCTGCTCCCCCGCTTCCTCAAGGACAAGTGCGGCAATATCGCGATTTCCGCCGGCCTCACCGCACCGCTTTTCATCGGCATCCTGGCGCTGGGTGTCGATTACGGTAACCTCACATTGCAGAAACGGCAATTGCAGCAGACAGCCGATCTCGCGGCCATTTCCGGGGCGGCAAACGCTGCCGATCCGGAAAAAGCAGTCCAGCAATATTTCGCCCTCAATGGCATGGACCTCGGCGTCAAGACGGATAAGGGGCTGCTGACCGCCGAGGGGCTGCAACCCTTCGATCCGCTCAATGAGTTCGCGACCAGCAAGGGCTATGCGGAGGTCATCAAAGGTCACTACGAGCCGGATGCGACCGTGCCGGTGGGCCAGCGTTTCGTCGATAATGCGCTCCCCACCAACGCGATCAAGGTGAACATCGTCGAACAGGGGCAGATATTCTTTGCCTCCGCCTTCACAACGCCGCCGAAGGTCTCCGCAGTCGGCACTGCCTCGTCACAGAAGATCGCCGCGTTTTCGGTGGGATCGCGCCTCGCCAGTCTGGATGAGGGCATCCTCAACAGCCTGCTTGGCAGCCTTCTCGGCACGACCGTGTCGCTGAAACTCATGGACTATCAGGCGCTTGTCGCGGCCGATGTCAATGCGCTGAAGATCGTCGAGGCGCTGGCCATCGATCTTAACCTGACCGCCGGCACCTATAAGGACGTTCTGCAGACAGAGATCAGCTACGGCAAATTTCTGGAAGTGCTGACGAAAACTACCGGCCTGCAACCGGCCGTCGTTACCGTCTTGAACACGCTCCAGAAGACCGTCAACAAAAGCAACGTCAAGATCAAGCTCGAGGAAATCCTCAATCTCGGCCCCCTCTCCGACAAGCTGATTGGAACCGGCGAAAACCTGAAAGTCACCGCCGGCGTCTTTGATCTCATCAACGCCGCAGCCGTGGCCGGTAATGGCGGCAAACAGCTTGGCCTCAATCTCAATGCCAATCTGCTCGGGCTCGCCTCCGTCAAGGCAACGCTCGCCATTGGCGAACCGCCCGTTGAAACGCCGTCGCTCGCCGTTGGCGGCCAGGGCACCATCGTGCGCACGGCGCAGACGCGGCTCGCAGTCAATGTCGTGGTCGATGGCCTTCAGGCCCTTGCCGGCCTCAAGATCAATCTTCCGCTTTATGTTGAAGTCGCCCATGCCGAAGCACGGCTTGCCGATATCAGATGCACCGGCGGTGGACAGGGGACGGTGGATGTGGAAGTCGTCCCCGGCGTTGCGGAAATCGCGCTCGGCAATGTCGATACCACGGCCTTTGCCAATTTCGGCAGGGACCCGCGCGTGACAAAAGCAGCGATCGTGGATTCGACGCTGCTCGCCATCAATGGCAGCGCCCTCATCAACGCCACCAACATGACGAAGACAAAACTCACCTTTACCCAGTCGGATATTACGCAAGCGAAGATCAAGAGCGTCTCGACCAAGGACACTGTCACGACGCTTGTCAGTTCGCTTCTGAAGAACCTCAATCTCGATATCAGGCTTCTCTTCATCAATCTTGATCTGGGGGGGCTCGCAGGCGTCCAGTCGGCGCTGGCCAACACGCTGGCGACAGTCACCGCGCCAGTGGACCAGCTGCTCTACAACGTGCTCCTCGTCCTCGGCGTCAAGATCGGTGAAGCCGATGTGCGGGTCACGGATGTCCGCTGCCAGCAGCCCGCGCTGGTGCAATAA